ATATCTTCCAAGGACAGGGCATGATTCAACAAGCTACTGCCTTCTTGTTGGATGCCTTGAAGGAGAATAAGCCCGAGCACGCCCGTCTCCAGACCCGCCTTCTCGAGATGAACTTGATGCATGCTCCCCAGGTTGCTGAAGCTATTCTCGGTAATGAGATGTTCACTCACTTCGACAAGACTCGCATCGCTCAGCTTTGCGAGCAGGCTAACCTTCCCCAGAAGGCACTGGAGCTCTACGAGGACCCAGAGGCCATCAAGCGGGTTGTTGTTAACATCCCTGGTCAACCAAACTTTAACCCAGAGTGGCTCACCACCTTCTTTGGTAAGCTTTCTGTTGAGCAGTCCCTAGATTGTCTTGATGCTATGATGAAGGCAAACATTCGCCAGAACCTGCAGTCGGTGGTCACTATTGCTACCAAGTACTCAGAGCTGCTGGGACCTGTTCGCCTGATTGATCTCTTCGAGAAGTACAAGACGGCCGAGGGTCTCTTCTATTATCTCGGCAGTGTTGTGAACTTGTCTGAAGACCCTGATGTCCACTTCAAGTACATTGAAGCCGCGACCAAGATGGGACAGTTTAACGAGGTTGAGCGTTTGTGTCGTGACAGCTCCGTCTACAATCCTGAGAAGGTCAAGAATTTCCTTAAGGAAGCCAAGCTACCTGAGCAGCTTCCTCTCATCATTGTCTGCGACCGATTCAACTTTGTCCATGACTTGATCCTCTACTTGTACCAGAACCAGCAGTTTGCTGCTATTGAGACCTATGTCCAGCAGGTCAACCCCGGCCGAGCTCCTGAGGTTGTTGGCGGCCTCTTAGATGTTGACTGTGACGAGAACGTCATTAAGCAGCTTTTGAGCTCGGTCAACCCCCAGAGTATCAACATTGACTCGCTAGTATCGGAAGTCGAGTCTCGCAACCGCCTCAAGCTTCTTTTGCCTTTCCTTGAGGCCACTCTCCAGGCTGGCAACCAGCAGCAGGCTGTTTACAACGCTCTTGCCAAGATTTACATCGACTCCAACAACAACCCTGAGAAGTTCCTCAAGGAGAACGACCAGTACGACACCCTTACTGTTGGAAAGTACTGTGAAAAGCGTGACCCCAACTTGGCTTATATCGCCTACTCCAAGGGCCAGAACGATCTCGAGCTTGTCAACATCACCAACGAGAACTCCATGTACAGGGCTCAGGCTCGATACCTCTTGGAGCGATCCGATGCCGAGCTTTGGGGTTTCGTTCTGAGCGAGAACAATATTCATCGTCGTTCCGTTGTCGACCAGGTCACTGCCACAGCTGTCCCTGAGGCTAATGACCCATCCAAGGTCTCTGTCGCTGTGTCTGCTTTCCTCGAGAACGACCTCCCTCTCGAGCTCATTGAACTTCTCGAGAAGATCGTTCTCGAGCCTTCACCTTTCAGTGACAACCAGAACCTCCAGAACCTGCTTATGTTCACTGCCGCTAAGGCCGACAAGGCTCGCGTTATGGACTACATCCACAAGCTAGACAACTACAACGCAGATGAGATCGCTACTAGCTGTATCGAGGTTGGCTTGTTCGAAGAGGCTTTCGAGATTTACAAGAAGGCTGACAACAAGTCTGCCGCTGTCGATGTCCTGATTGAGAATGTTGTCAGCATCGATCGTGCTCAGGCATATGCTGAGGAGGTTGATCTCCCTGAAGTCTGGAGCAAGGTCGCCAAGGCTCAACTTGATGGCCTGCGCGTTTCTGATTCTATCGAGTCTTACATCAAGGCTGAGGATCCCAGAAACTACCTCGAGGTCATTGAGGTTGCTACACATGCTGGCAAGAACGAGGATCTCGTCAAGTACCTGCGCATGGCTCGCAAGACCCACCGTGAGCCTGCCATTGACACAGCTCTCGCCTTCTGTTACGCTCGTCTTGAGCAGCTGTCCGAGCTTGAGGACTTCCTTCGTGCCACCAATGTTGCCAACATTGAGGAGTCTGGTGACAAGGCTTACGAGGAAGGCTTGTACGAGGCCTCCAAAATCTTCTACACCAGCATCTCCAACTGGGCTAAGCTGGCCACTACCCTCGTCCATCTCGGTGACTACCAGGCCGCCGTTGAGTGCGCTCGCAAGGCCAACAACATCAAGGTGTGGAAGCAGGTCCACGAGGCCTGtgtggagaagaaggagttcCGACTTGCTCAGATTTGCGGTCTCAACCTGATTGTCGATGCTGAGCAACTCCAGACTCTGGTCAAGGAGTACGAGCGCAACGGTTACTTCGATGAGCTTATCAGCCTTCTCGAGCAGGGTCTTGGCCTCGAGCGTGCTCATATGGGAATGTTCACTGAGCTCGGTATCGCGCTCGCCAAGTACCACCCTGACCGTTTGATGGAGCATATCAAGATCTTCTGGTCTCGCATGAACCTGCCCAAGATGATCAAGGCCTGCGAGGAGGCTAACCTCTGGCCCGAGCTTGTTTTCTGCTACTACCACTACGACGAGTTTGACAACGCTGCTCTTGCCGTCATTGAGCGCCCTGAGAACTCTTGGGACCACCAACAGTTCAAGGAGATTGTGGTCAAGGTTGCCAACTTGGAAATCTACTACCGTGCTATCAAGTTCTACGTTGAGCAGCATCCTTCTCTCCTCACCGATCTCCTCGCCACTCTCACTCCTCGTATCGATGTCAACCGTGTTGTCAAGATCTTCCAGAAGAATGACGATCTTCCCCTGATCAAGCCTTTCTTGCTGAACGTGCAATCTCAGAACAAGCGTGTTGTGAACGAGGCCGTCAACGATCTTTTgatcgaggaggaggatTACAAGACCCTCCGCGACTCTGTTCAGAACTACGACAACTACGATGCCACAGAGCTGGCCAGCCGCCTGGAGAAGCATGATCTCATCTTCTTCCGCCAAATTGCTGCTTCCATCTACCGTAAGAACAAGCGTTGGGAAAAGTCAATCGCCCTCTCCAAGCAAGATAAGCTCTACAAGGACGCTATTGAAACCGCTGCCCTCTCCGCCAAGGTCGACATTGTCAGCGACCTCCTTCAATATGTAAGTTTCCCTCAATATCATAGGTTGATGAATACAACTAACCGTCCCAGTTTGTCGATATTGGTCACCGCGAATGCTACACCGGCATGCTTTACGCTTGCTACGACCTCATCCGCCCTGACCTTGTTCTGGAGCTTTCATGGCGTCATGGTCTTATGGACTTCTCTATGCCTTACATGATCAACATGCTAGCCCAGCAAACCAAGGACATCGCTCTCCTGAAGGCAGATAATGAGGCTCGCAAGGCTAAGGAGCAGGAGAAGGAACAAACAGATGACAACACACCCATTCTTGGTGCCTCGCGGCTCATGATCACGGCTGGTCCTGGTGGCATGGGCTCTGCCCCCTCACCTGCGCCGTACGGTCAACCGAATGGCTTCGCTCCTCAGCCTACCGGCTACGGGTTCTAGATTAACGTACCGGCAACGATGTGGCGTTAACCCCCCTATCTCTTGATTTAAGCGGTTATCCATATTAATGGCGTGAACACAAATCCTGTAATCATAGTTT
This Fusarium poae strain DAOMC 252244 chromosome 3, whole genome shotgun sequence DNA region includes the following protein-coding sequences:
- a CDS encoding hypothetical protein (BUSCO:463at5125), translating into MAPLPIKFQELVQLANVGVDTQSIGFNSCTLESDSYVCVREKKSEAAQPEVVIIELKNGNNVTRRPIKADSAVMHWNRQVIALKAQSRTLQIFDLEQKKKLKSCTMNEDVQFWKWISENELGLVTTSSVYHWNVYDAGQDAPVKVFERNANLNGCQIINYRVNSDGKWMVVVGISSQQGRVVGAMQLYSKDRGISQAIEGHAAAFGTLRLEGAPQDTKLFSFAVRTATGAKLHIVEVDHPESNPVFQKKAVDMFFPPEATNDFPVALQVSQKYGVVYMVTKYGFIHLYDLETASCIFMNRISSETIFTTCTDDGSSGIVGINRKGQVLFVTIDDSNVIQYLLQNPANTDMAIKMASRAGLPGADNLYARQFEQLFNSGDYLAAAKVAANSPRGFLRSAETIEKFKRLPAQPGQMAFTLQYFGMLLDKGALNKHETLELAQPVLQQNRKHLLEKWLKEGKLDCSEQLGDMVRPYDVNMALTIYLKAEVPQKVVAGFAETGQFDKILPYSAQTGFQPDYIQLLQHITRVNPEKGAEFASALANSEQGPLVDFERVCDIFQGQGMIQQATAFLLDALKENKPEHARLQTRLLEMNLMHAPQVAEAILGNEMFTHFDKTRIAQLCEQANLPQKALELYEDPEAIKRVVVNIPGQPNFNPEWLTTFFGKLSVEQSLDCLDAMMKANIRQNLQSVVTIATKYSELLGPVRLIDLFEKYKTAEGLFYYLGSVVNLSEDPDVHFKYIEAATKMGQFNEVERLCRDSSVYNPEKVKNFLKEAKLPEQLPLIIVCDRFNFVHDLILYLYQNQQFAAIETYVQQVNPGRAPEVVGGLLDVDCDENVIKQLLSSVNPQSINIDSLVSEVESRNRLKLLLPFLEATLQAGNQQQAVYNALAKIYIDSNNNPEKFLKENDQYDTLTVGKYCEKRDPNLAYIAYSKGQNDLELVNITNENSMYRAQARYLLERSDAELWGFVLSENNIHRRSVVDQVTATAVPEANDPSKVSVAVSAFLENDLPLELIELLEKIVLEPSPFSDNQNLQNLLMFTAAKADKARVMDYIHKLDNYNADEIATSCIEVGLFEEAFEIYKKADNKSAAVDVLIENVVSIDRAQAYAEEVDLPEVWSKVAKAQLDGLRVSDSIESYIKAEDPRNYLEVIEVATHAGKNEDLVKYLRMARKTHREPAIDTALAFCYARLEQLSELEDFLRATNVANIEESGDKAYEEGLYEASKIFYTSISNWAKLATTLVHLGDYQAAVECARKANNIKVWKQVHEACVEKKEFRLAQICGLNLIVDAEQLQTLVKEYERNGYFDELISLLEQGLGLERAHMGMFTELGIALAKYHPDRLMEHIKIFWSRMNLPKMIKACEEANLWPELVFCYYHYDEFDNAALAVIERPENSWDHQQFKEIVVKVANLEIYYRAIKFYVEQHPSLLTDLLATLTPRIDVNRVVKIFQKNDDLPLIKPFLLNVQSQNKRVVNEAVNDLLIEEEDYKTLRDSVQNYDNYDATELASRLEKHDLIFFRQIAASIYRKNKRWEKSIALSKQDKLYKDAIETAALSAKVDIVSDLLQYFVDIGHRECYTGMLYACYDLIRPDLVLELSWRHGLMDFSMPYMINMLAQQTKDIALLKADNEARKAKEQEKEQTDDNTPILGASRLMITAGPGGMGSAPSPAPYGQPNGFAPQPTGYGF